A single window of Lentimicrobium sp. L6 DNA harbors:
- a CDS encoding RNA polymerase sigma factor → MKINDYNQCVDQYADGVFRFIVKHMKVEDRARDVVQDAFLKMWEKKSDIKAEKAKSYLFTTAYHCMIDVIRREKKVQYHDEISHHAVSDGMQSPDIQKLLNLALDRLPEIQRTVVLLRDYEGYNYEEIGEICKLNASQVKVYIYRARLTMKKFIGKPEVVI, encoded by the coding sequence GTGAAAATCAACGATTATAATCAATGTGTAGATCAGTATGCTGATGGGGTATTTCGCTTCATTGTCAAACATATGAAAGTGGAGGATCGTGCCCGTGATGTGGTGCAAGATGCTTTCTTGAAGATGTGGGAGAAGAAAAGCGATATTAAGGCTGAGAAGGCAAAATCCTACTTGTTTACTACAGCTTACCATTGTATGATCGATGTGATTAGAAGAGAAAAGAAAGTGCAATATCATGATGAAATTTCCCATCATGCCGTTTCAGATGGAATGCAGTCACCAGATATTCAAAAGCTTTTGAATTTGGCATTGGATCGCCTGCCAGAAATACAGAGAACGGTGGTTTTGCTTCGGGATTACGAAGGCTATAACTATGAGGAAATTGGCGAAATATGTAAGCTGAACGCATCACAAGTGAAGGTCTATATTTATAGAGCCCGACTGACGATGAAAAAGTTTATTGGAAAACCGGAGGTAGTAATATGA